CACCGACACGGTCACGTACTGCCCGGGTAGGGGTCGGCACGGCTGCGCGGGGCGCACCGTGATCGTGAGCGAGTCGGTGGCGCTTCGGTCCACATCTGTAATCCGGGCATAGTTCGCCGACGTGACGAGAAGCGGGTCGGCGAGTTCCAGGTAGCGGTCCGGGTGATGCGGGTAGGACAGCACTCCGAGTGCCTCTACCAGCAATTTTCGCAACGAACCCGAGCGCCGGACGGGCGTCGGACGGGCGCGCACGATCATGTCTGTCCGCCTTTCGGTAGACCTCTGCGTGCTCAGTGAACGAATGTGCACTGAAATCAGTGTGACAGCCGGACACACCCGCCTGTCAACCCCGATGTGACTGCTGACACAGATGTACGGACACCGCTGGGAACGTCATGCCTAGACTCAGGGGGTGTCCACCGCTTCCGCACCTCCGCCGACCACACGCGCCGAACGCAAGGAACGCACACGTCAGGCGCTGCTCGACGCCGCCCTCGACCTGTCCGCCGACCGGGGACTCGGCGGGCTGAGTCTGAGGGAGGTGGCCCGTCACGCGGGCATCGTGCCCACCGCGTTCTACCGGCACTTCTCGTCCATGGACGAGCTCGGCGTCACCCTTGCGGCGGACACGATGCGGGTACTTCGGCGCCTGCTGCGCGACGCGCGTCGCACGCCCGGTCCGGCAGGTGCGCGGCAATCGCTCGACGTGCTGGTCCAACAGGTACGGGCACACAAGGCGGCTTTCCGGTTCCTGGCACGCGAACGCCACGGCGGCGTTCCCGAGGTCGCCGCCGCGATCTCCGTCGAACTGCGCCTGCTGACCAGCGAGCTCGCCGCCGACCTGGGCCGCTCCCCGGGCCTCGAGGACTGGGAGTTCGACGATCTCGAGATGGCCGCCGATCTGCTGGTCACCGCGATGCTCGATTTCGTCCTCGACCTGCTCGCCGTCGAACGTCCCGGCAGTGCGCAGGAATCGGAGGTGGTCACGCGCGCGGAGAAACAGATGCGTCTGATCCTGCTGGGCGCGGCGGCGTGGCGGCCGCGACAGACGTCGAACGACCGGTGACGGGTCGGCTCGACGCCGGTTCGTCGCGGTGGCCAGGAAATCCTGTCGCAGACACTCCTCTTCCGTAACGTGGTTCCCATGGCATCGACCGAACCCGCCACCTACGACGACCTGACCTTCGACGTGCGCGTGGCGGGTCCGAGGGACGGCCCACCCGTCGTGCTCCTGCACGGCTTCCCCGAGACATCACGCAGCTGGACGCCGGTGGCGCGCCTGCTCGTCGAGCGCGGTTTCCGCGTGATCGCCCCCGACCAGCGCGGGTACTCCCCCGGTGCCCGGCCGAACGGCGTCGAGCACTACGCGGTGCCGGCGCTCGCCGGTGATGTCCTCGGCCTGCTCGACGAGTTCGGGCTCGATCGCGTCCACCTCGTCGGACACGACTGGGGCGCCGCTGTGGCGTGGTACTTCGCCGCCCACAATCCCGATCGCGTCTCGGCGTTGACCGCGGTCTCGGTCCCCCACCTCGCCGCCTACGGCTGGGCGTTGCGGGAGGACGCCGACCAGCGCGAACGCTCCTCCTACATCGGTCTCTTCCGCGAGGAAGGCAAGGCGGAGACCCTGCTCCTCGCCGATGACGCGCGGCGCCTGCGGGCGATGTTCACCTCCGCAGTCGACCACGACTCGGTCGACCACTACGTCTCCGCCCTGTCCGCGCCGGGCGCTCTCACCGCCGCCCTGAACTGGTATCGCGCCATGACGCGGGATCTCGATTCGACTCCCCCGGTCCGCGTCCCGACGACCTACATCTGGAGCACCGCCGACATCGCGATCGGCCGCGCCGGCGCCGAACGCTGCGGCGAATTCGTCGACGCCGAGTACGACTTCGTGGTCCTGCCCGACGTCTCGCACTGGATTCCGGAGGAAGCGCCGGCCGAGATCGCGAACGCAATCTCGCGGCGACGGAACGGCTGAGAGTCCACCGACCGTGGCTTCCGGCCGCTGCAGCTTCGGTCAGCCCACCACCGGGGCGAGCAGCACCTCGAGTTCGGCGACGACCGCATCGAGCGGAGCCGGACTGCGTTGCGCCGGGGCCGCGACCAGCGCGCCCTCCAGGGCGGCGATGACCAGGCTCGCCAACGACCGGCACGCTCTGCACCGACGCCGGCGGCCGTCAGCGACCGCTCGATCCGGGTGGTTGCCCGGTCCGTCGTCTCTTCGACGAGTTGCGCCTTACCGCCGGGAAAGTGGTGGTAGATCGAGCCGCGCGGCGCCCCGCTGTTCTCGAGCACGTCCCGGAACGACGTGGCCGCGACACTTCGTTCGCTCATCAGCGCGATCGCGCCGGCGATCATCGCCGCGCGCGGTCCGTCCCGCCGTTCTGCAGCGATCACCCGTTCCTCCGGCAGTGGTGGTGGTCCCCCATACTCTGTGTATGTTGTCGTACGGATCCGATCCTGCGCGACACCATCTTCCGAGGAGACCCTGCCATGACCGACGTCTCGGTGACCACTCACGTCTTCGACGCTGCCGTCGACCTGTTCGAGGTCCGGGACGATCGCACCGAAGGGCACACGCACCCCGCCTACGCGAACATGGTCGGCCCGTTCGGCGGTATCACGGCCGCGACTCTCCTCCGCGCGGTCGAACGACACCCGGACGTCCTCGGCATGCCGCTGTCCCTGACGATCAACTACGCCGGCCCCATCGCCGACGGACCGTTCGACATCGCGGTGCGCCCGGTGCGCACGAACCGGACCACCCAGCACTGGTCGATCGAACTGTCGCAGGGCGGCGAGGTCGCCACCACCGCAACGGCCGTCTTCGGTCTCCGTCGCCCCACCTGGTCGTCGACCGAACTGCAGGCGCCGGCCGCCCCGGCACCCGACTCGCTCGAGCCGACACCGCTGCCCGACTTCATCGCGTGGGCACGCAACTACGAGATGCGGTACATCGCAGGAGTCGTTCCCGAGGAGGGCAGCGCGGAGGTCGCCGACTCCACGTCGACGCTGTGGGTCCGCGACGTCCCGTCGCGCCCGCTCGACTTCGCCTCGCTCACCGCGATGTGCGACATCTTCTACCCCCGGGCATTCCTGCGTCTGGGTCGGGTGCTGCCGGCCGGCACGGTCTCGATGACCGTCTACTTCCACGCGGACCCGGAGACCGTTGCCGCGCAATCCGACAGCCCCGTGCTCGCGACCGCACGTGCGAATCGGTTCGAACAGGGCTTCTTCGACCAGAGCGCACAACTGTGGGGTCGCGACGGCGTTCTGCTCGCGACCTCGCACCAGATCGTCTACTTCAAGGCATGAGCGGGACGGTCGGTATTCGATCGACCCGACCGGTCGGCATTCGGCGCCCGTTCCGGTCACCGGCACACCTGTAGCCTCGGAAACATCCACCCACCGGATTGCGAGGTCCACTGTGACGATGCCGAGACTTCTCCGACGGTCGGGGGTCATCGCCTGCGCCGCAATCGCGTTCACGACCGTGGGCACGGTCGCCTGCGCCGACACGCAGGACATGCCCCCGGCCGCGGACTACGCGTCGTACGTCGCCCTGGGAGACTCGTTCACCTCCGGGCCCGGCATCCCGCCGCAGACCGACGGCGATCCGTGCGGGCGGTCGGCGAGCAACTACCCCACCCTCGTCGCGACCGATCTCGGTATCGAGGACTTCGTCGACGCGTCGTGCGGCGCCGCCACCTCACTCGACTTCGCGATGCCGCAGACCACCTTCCGCGGCGCGACGGTGCCACCGCAGTACGACGCGCTGCGCCCCGACACCGAACTCGTCACTGTGGGTATCGGCGGCAACGACATCGGTCTCGTCCAGCTGGCGCTGGGATGCGTCAATCTCTCGGCGCCACCCGATGGCGCGTCGTGCGCGATCACGAACACCCCGGACGGCACCGACCGTGTCGACGCCGCCATCGACGCCTTCGCGCCCGTCTACACCACGGTGATCGACGAGATCCGCCGGCGTTCCCCGGAGGCACGCATCGTGCTCGTCGGCTATCCCACCGGAATCCGCGACGGCGGGTGCTTCCCCGAGCAGCGGATCTGGCCCGACGACGCGACCTACCTGCAGGAGAAGATCGACCGGTTGAACACCGTCATGCGCGAGCAGGCCGAGGCCGCGGACGTGGACTACGTCGATCTGCGCGATTCGAGCCGCGACCACGACGTGTGCGCCGATCCGGAGACCCGGTGGATGGCCGGCCTGCAGCCGGCCGCCGGATCGATCCCGCTGCATCCGAACGCGGCCGGGCACCGCAACGCCGCCGACCAGGTGCTCGCCACGATCACCGACTGAGCCGGTTCACGCCTGCTCCGGCGTCTCGGGAGCCCGCACGGCGAGCAACGACACCAGGCCCGCGCCGAGCACGATCAGCAACCCCACGATCCCCGCTCGGTCGGTGCCGAACCACCACACGAAGAACCCGAACAGCGTCGGTGCCAGAAACGACACCGCACGTCCCGTCGTCGCGTAGAGACCGAACATCTGCCCCTCCCGTCCCGGCGGCGTCAGGCGCGCCAGGAAGGTCCGCGCCGACGACTGGGCCGGACCGACGAACAGACACAGCACCAGACCGAAGATCCAGAACATCGTCGGACCCGACACCACGAGCAGGACGATGCTGGTCGCGATCATCGCGACCAGCGAGCCCACGATGACCGCCTTGGGCCCGACCCGGTCGTCGACGCGTCCGGCCACCAGTGCGCCCACCGCGGAGACGACGTTCGCGGCGACACCGAAGATCAGCACGTCGCCCGCTCCGATCCCGTAGACCGTGACGGCGAGGACCGCCCCGAAGGTGAAGACGCCGGCGAGACCGTCCCGGAACAACGCCGACGCCCCGAGGTACCAGATGGTGCGACGATCCGCCCGCCACAACTCCGTCAGGTCGCGCCACAGCACGCGGTAGGACTCGACGAAACCGGCGCGGCGGGCGACGTCGCCACGCGCGACCGGCTTCTCCGGGACGGCGAGCAGCACGGGCACAGCGAACACCGCGAACCACACGGCCGCGAACAGCGCGACGAGCCGGATGTTGGTGCCGCCCTCGGTGGGCACACCGAGGAAACCGCGGGTGTCGCCGTCGCCGGCGATGAACCCGGTGTAGCACAACAGCAGGAGCACGATGCCACCGAAATAGCCCATCGCCCAACCGAAGCCCGACACCCGTCCGATGTCGTCCGGCGTCGACACCTGGCGCAGCATCGAGTTGTACGGGACCTGCGCGAGCTCGGCCATCACGGATGCCACGCCGAGCAGGACCAGCCCGAGCCACAGATAGTGGTAGTCGTCGCGCACGAAGTACATCGCCGCCATCGCCGCGACGGTGACCCCGGTGAGGATGCCCAGCGACCATTTCCGTCGCCCGACTGCGTCGTACCGCTGGCCCGACACCGGCGCGGTCACGGCGATGACGAACCCGGCGATGCCGAGCGACCATCCGAGCCAGGTGCTCGCCGAGATCCCACCCGGCAGGTCGTCGCCGACCGCGTCGGTGAGATAGACGGAGAATACGAACGTCAGGATCACGGCGTTGAACGCCGCGGAACCCCAGTCCCACAGACCCCACGAGACGACCTGACGACGTGTCGTGGCCTCCCCGGCCCCGCTCGCCGTGTCCGTGAACGCATTCATGCCCCGGAGCCTAGGCTTCCGGAGCTGCGGTGGCATGGAACGACTCCGTCGCGCGGCACCGAACGACTCGGCCCCATGGCCGGGGCGGGCCCGGTCGCCGCTCCCGAGCCTGCCGCTACGCTGACCCACTGTGACTCTGCCGAATCCCCATCCCGATGCCCGTGCCGTCGTCACCGGAGCGTCCTCCGGCATCGGCGAGGCCCTCGCAACCGAACTCGCCACCCGCGGCCATTCGCTGATCCTGGTCGCCCGTCGCGGAGAGGTGATGGAGGTCCTCGCCGAGACCCTGCGCGCGAAGCACGGCGTGACCGTCGAGGTGCGCGCCTGCGATCTGTCGGACCGCGACGCACGGACACCACTCGCCGACGAACTCGGACGTAGGCGCATCAGCATCCTGTGCAACAACGCCGGTATCGCCACCTTCGGCGCGGTCGCCGAGCTCGACGCGGCCTACGAGCGGGCACAGGTCGAGCTCAACGCCGTCGCCGTCCACGACCTCACCCTCGCGGTGCTGCCGCAGATGGTCGAGCGGAACTCCGGCGCGATCCTCATGGTGGGTTCGGCCGCAGGCAACATGCCGATCCCGAACAACGCCACCTACGCCGCGACGAAGGCGTTCGTCAACACCTTCTCCGAGTCCCTGCGCGGTGAGCTCAAGGGCACCGGCGTGCATGTCACGCTGCTCGCCCCCGGCCCGGTGCGCACCGAGGAACCCGACCCGGCCGAGGCGTCGATCGTCGACAAGCTGGTCCCGGACTTCCTGTGGATCTCGAGCGAACACACCGCGAAGGTGTCGCTCGACGCGCTCGCCGCGAACCGGATGCGCATCGTGCCCGGTGTGATCAGCAAGGCCATGTCGGCTGCCGGTCAGTTCTCGCCGCGGTCCATCTCGGCCCCGATCGCCGGCGCGTTCTACAAGAAGCTCGGCGGCAGCTGACGGGCCACCGCCCAACGAATCGTTCCTTCACCGCCTTCGGCGGCGTCCTGTGCCGAATAGGCTCCGGCCGATCTCCCGGCCGGCTGCGGACGCCGCCGAGCGGATGAAGCTGCGCACGGCTGCGCTGCCGAGCACCTGCTCCACGACCGACGCCCCGGCATCGTCCGGCGCCTGCGACCGCATGTCCGGGATCGGTTCGATGTCGGTGGCCCCGACCACCGATGCGGTGAGCTTCTCGTAGGCCGATTCCCGGTCGATGGTGCGGCCGTACTTCCCGTAGAGCGGGTTCGCTTGCGCCGACGCACGCATCGCGCTCTCCCCCACTGTGCCCATCAGCGAGCGCGGCGGTCGCAGACGCGTCCAGGCGACGGGCGTGGGCGTGCCCAGTTCGGACAGGACCGTCACGATCGCCTCCCCGGTCGCCAGACCGGTCAGAGCGTCGGCGAGATCGTAGGCGTCGGTCTTCGGGAAGGTACGCACCACCTTCGCGAGCGCGGCCTCGTCCTCGGGGGTGAAGGCGCGCAACGCGTGCTGGATCCGCGCTCCCAGTTGTGAGAGCACGCTCCGGGAGATATCGGTGGGCGACTGCGTACAGAAGACCACACCGACGCCCTTGGACCGGATGAGCTTCACGGTCTGTTCGATCTGCTGCAGGAACGCCTTCGACGCATCGGTGAAGAGCAGATGCGCCTCGTCGAAGAAGAACACGAGCCGCGGTGTGTCGACGTCGCCGACCTCCGGTAGCGACTGGAACAGGTCGGCGAGCAACCACATCAGGAATGTCGAGAACAGCGCGGGTCGAGTGGTCTCGTCGCCGAACTCGAACAGGTTGATCGTGCCCTGACCGTCGATCACCCGCAGCAGGTCCTCGACCTCCAGTTCGGGTTCGCCGAAGAATCCGTCCCCACCCGCGTTCTCGAGGTTGACGACCGCGCGGAGGATGACGCCGGCGGTCGCGGGCGACACGGCACCGAGATCGTCGAGTGCACCGCGCCCTTCGTCGCTCGTCAGGTGGCGGATCACCTGCCGCAGGTCGGCGAGATCGAGCAGCGGCAGGCCGTTGCGGTCGGCCCAGTGGAAGATCAACCCGAGAGTGGACTCCTGAATGGCGTTGAGCCCCAGCACCTTCGAGAGCAGGATCGGCCCGAACGAGGTGACGGTGACGCGGACGGGGATACCGACCCCGTCGGTACCGAGCGAGTAGAAGGCCACAGGGTGCCCCGTGGGCGTCCAGTCCTCGTCGCCGGTGTCGCCCGCGCGGTTGAGCACCGCATCGTCGGGCTCGCCGGCGGCCGACAGGCCCGACAGATCGGACTTCACGTCGGCCATCACCACCGGCACGCCCGCCGCCGACAGTTGTTCGGCCATGACCTGCAGCGTCTTGGTCTTGCCCGTGCCGGTCGCACCGGCGACCAGCGCGTGACGATTCAGAGTGGCGAGCGGGATGCGCACCGGCGCGTCGGGATCGGCGACGCCGTCGAGCACGACGGTGCCCAGTTCCAGCGCCTCGCCGATCACCTCGTACCCGGCCGCGATGGTCGCGGCGGTGATCTCCGGCTTGTCGGTCATGCTCGCCCCCTCCGGCCTCGACCTCGCCCACTGCGACGGTACCGGGCCGTCGAACCCACGGAAGAACCATTCTTATCGGATGCCGGAATTGTCGCATTACAGTGATTCCGATCACAACCGCAGCGGCACGGTTTCCCAGTTAGTACACCGCGTTGACCTGCACTTTCTCTACGAGAATCCGTTCCGTCGACGACGTGAGGATCGTTCGCAAAAACAACGACGTGTGCTAGCAACGAACTACGCGACATATTCCACGAACACAGGAGAAACACATTGACGCCCAAGATCGCCATTCTCGGAGCAGGTCCCAGTGGACTCGCACAGCTGCGCGCTTTCGAAGCAGCCCGAAAGGCCGGTCTGGAGCAGATCCCCGACATCGTCTGCTACGAGAAGCAGCCCGACTGGGGAGGAATGTGGAACTACACCTGGCGCACGGGACTCGACGAGCACGGTGAGCCCGTCCACGGGAGCATGTACCGCTACCTGTGGTCCAACGGCCCGAAGGAATGCCTCGAGTTCGCCGACTACTCCTTCGAGGAGCACTTCGGACGCCCCATCCCGTCGTACCCGCCGCGCGCCGTCCTGCTCGACTACATCATGGGTCGCGTCGAGAAGAGCGACGTGCGCAAGTACATCCGGTTCAACACTGCGGTGCGGTGGGTCGAGTGGTCCGACGAGACGCAGAAATTCACCGTGACGGTGATGAACCACGACCGGGGCGCGCTGGAGTCCGACGAGTTCGACCACGTCGTCGTCGCCACCGGACACTTCTCCACCCCGCAGGTCCCCCACTTCGACGGTCTCGACCGGTTCCCGGGACGTGTGCTGCACGCCCACGACTTCCGCGACGCCCGCGAGTTCACCGGCAAGCGACTGCTGCTCGTCGGCAGCAGCTACTCGGCCGAGGACATCGGAACGCAATGCATCAAGTACGGCGCCGAACAGGTCACCTTCAGCTACCGCAGCGCACCGATGGGTCACCACTGGCCCGAGCAGTTCTCCGAGGTGCCGTTGCTCACCCATGTCGACGGCAAGGTCGCCCACTTCCGTGACGGCAGCACCCGCGTGGTCGACGCCATCGTGCTGTGCACGGGGTACAAACACCACTACCCGTTCCTGCCCGACGAACTCGCACTGCGCACCGACAACCGGCTCTACCCGCGCGACATCTACAAGGGCATCTTCTTCCAGCGCAACCCGAAGCTGATGTACCTCGGCGCACAGGACCAGTACTTCACGTTCAACATGTTCGACGCCCAAGCCTGGTACGCACGCGACTTCATGCTCGGCCGCGTCGACCTGCCCGACTTCGACACCCGCGAGCAGGACATCGACCACTGGCGGGCACGCGAGGAGAAGCTGTCGTCGCCGGTGGAGGAAATCGACTTCCAGGCCGCGTACATCCGCGATCTCGTCGACCGCACCGACTACCCCGAGTTCCACGTCGAACGCCAGGGGGAGGTGTTCAAGCAGTGGAAACAGGACAAGAAGCGCGACATCATGGGCTACCGCAACAACAGCTACCCCTCGACGCTCACCGGCACCGTCGCTCCGCCGCTGCCGGCACCGTGGATGGAGATCCTCGACGACTCCCCCGAGTCCTTCCTTCGGCACGACTTCACCGCCCCGGAAGTGAGCACAGTGGGCCGGACCCTCGACCGGCAGTACACCCCGGCGGCACGTCGTTCCACCCGTCCGGCGGCGCCGCGCACGGCCTCCGTGAAGGCGTGAGGGTGCCCGTTTCCTACCGGACCGTCGACGCCGCGCCTCATGGGTGCGGCGTCGGTGGATAGTCTGTCTGTCGTGCAGGACAAACTGGTATGGATCGACTGTGAGATGACGGGGCTGCGTCTCGGCAGCGACAAACTGATCGAGATCGCGGCTCTGGTCACCGACAGTGATCTCAACGTGCTCGGCGAGGGCGTGGACATCGTGATCCACGCCGATGACGACGCCCTCGCCGACATGCCGGAAGTCGTGCAGCAGATGCACGAGCGGTCCGGCCTCACCGAAGAGGTGCGCCGCTCGACGGTCAGCCTCGCCGAAGCGGAGAAGCAGGTCCTCGCGTACATCCGGGAGCACGTTACCGAGGCGGGCACGGCGCCGCTGGCCGGCAACTCCATCGCGACCGACCGCGCGTTCATCACCCGCGACATGCCCGAGCTCGACAACTACCTGCACTACCGCATGGTGGACGTCAGCTCGATCAAGGAGCTGTGCCGGCGCTGGTATCCGCGCATCTACTTCGGTCAGCCGGAGAAGGGCCTGTCGCACCGGGCACTAGCGGACATCAAGGAGTCGATCCGCGAACTGCGCTACTACCGGCGCACGGCCTTCGTGGCGCCTCCCGGCCCCACTCCGGCCGATCTTGCAGCCGTCGTGAAGGACCTGGGACCGGCCTGACCAGCCGATTCGTCTTTTTCGTCTTCGTCAGGCTAGTATCTGTACCGCAGGCGCAAGCCACCGAAAGGTTGCCGGCGAATGCAATGGTGAGTGTAGTTCAGTTGGTAGAGCACCAGGTTGTGATCCTGGCTGTCGCGGGTTCGAGTCCCGTCACTCACCCCAAACGGGTCAGGTGTGAACTTGCGACCAAGGGTCCGCCCTTGGTCGCAAGTTCGCCCCTGGCCCATCTTCTTTGCCTCGGCGGCCCAGCTCAGGGCGTCGGCATGGAGGCCGGACAGGCTCAGCCCGTCATACGGGTTGCGGTAGCCGACGCGCACGTCGTTGTCCTCGTCGATGTAGATCGCCTTGAACAGCCCTTGGTTGCACAGGCGGCGGTTCGGGTCGTCGGCGTGCTCGTAGAGGTCCGCGGCGTTGGACAGCAGCTTCAGCGAGTCATCGAGGTTCGCCCGCGCATCAGCGTAGTGGCCGTGGTGCGCGGTGATCCGGTGCTCGATGGTCTCCAGCGACGCGGTGATCCGGTCCTGCTCGCCTTCGAGCTGGGTTCTCCGGGACGCTAGGTCGGCGAGCTCGGCGGCTCCTTCCGCCATCATCTCGTCGAACCGGGCATGAATCATCGCCGAGATCGCCTCGATCGTTTCCGGGTCGATCTGCACCTTGGCGTAGAAGCGCTCGATGAGCCGTTCGACCTGCTCGATCAGCATCGCTTGCCGGGTGCAGTCGCCTCGTGCTGCATGCCGGCTCGCGCACACGAAGTACGGGTAGATCGTGCCCTGACTGCTCTTGGAGTTGCACACCAGTAGCCGCGAGCCGCACTGCCCACAGAACACCGTCCCTTTCAGGTAGCGCTCGTGCACTTGGGTGGCATCGGCTGCCGAGCGGTGCGTGCCGAGCACGGTCTGCACCTGATCCCACACCTCGTTGGGGACGATCGCTTCATGCGCTCCCGCGTACGTCACTCCCTGGTAGCGGACGCTGCCCTTGTAGTACGGGTTCGTCAGCATCCGATGCACCGACGACTTCCCGATGGGCCGAGAAGG
This window of the Rhodococcus pyridinivorans genome carries:
- a CDS encoding TetR family transcriptional regulator codes for the protein MSTASAPPPTTRAERKERTRQALLDAALDLSADRGLGGLSLREVARHAGIVPTAFYRHFSSMDELGVTLAADTMRVLRRLLRDARRTPGPAGARQSLDVLVQQVRAHKAAFRFLARERHGGVPEVAAAISVELRLLTSELAADLGRSPGLEDWEFDDLEMAADLLVTAMLDFVLDLLAVERPGSAQESEVVTRAEKQMRLILLGAAAWRPRQTSNDR
- a CDS encoding alpha/beta fold hydrolase; the encoded protein is MASTEPATYDDLTFDVRVAGPRDGPPVVLLHGFPETSRSWTPVARLLVERGFRVIAPDQRGYSPGARPNGVEHYAVPALAGDVLGLLDEFGLDRVHLVGHDWGAAVAWYFAAHNPDRVSALTAVSVPHLAAYGWALREDADQRERSSYIGLFREEGKAETLLLADDARRLRAMFTSAVDHDSVDHYVSALSAPGALTAALNWYRAMTRDLDSTPPVRVPTTYIWSTADIAIGRAGAERCGEFVDAEYDFVVLPDVSHWIPEEAPAEIANAISRRRNG
- a CDS encoding acyl-CoA thioesterase — protein: MTDVSVTTHVFDAAVDLFEVRDDRTEGHTHPAYANMVGPFGGITAATLLRAVERHPDVLGMPLSLTINYAGPIADGPFDIAVRPVRTNRTTQHWSIELSQGGEVATTATAVFGLRRPTWSSTELQAPAAPAPDSLEPTPLPDFIAWARNYEMRYIAGVVPEEGSAEVADSTSTLWVRDVPSRPLDFASLTAMCDIFYPRAFLRLGRVLPAGTVSMTVYFHADPETVAAQSDSPVLATARANRFEQGFFDQSAQLWGRDGVLLATSHQIVYFKA
- a CDS encoding SGNH/GDSL hydrolase family protein, which encodes MTMPRLLRRSGVIACAAIAFTTVGTVACADTQDMPPAADYASYVALGDSFTSGPGIPPQTDGDPCGRSASNYPTLVATDLGIEDFVDASCGAATSLDFAMPQTTFRGATVPPQYDALRPDTELVTVGIGGNDIGLVQLALGCVNLSAPPDGASCAITNTPDGTDRVDAAIDAFAPVYTTVIDEIRRRSPEARIVLVGYPTGIRDGGCFPEQRIWPDDATYLQEKIDRLNTVMREQAEAADVDYVDLRDSSRDHDVCADPETRWMAGLQPAAGSIPLHPNAAGHRNAADQVLATITD
- a CDS encoding MFS transporter; amino-acid sequence: MNAFTDTASGAGEATTRRQVVSWGLWDWGSAAFNAVILTFVFSVYLTDAVGDDLPGGISASTWLGWSLGIAGFVIAVTAPVSGQRYDAVGRRKWSLGILTGVTVAAMAAMYFVRDDYHYLWLGLVLLGVASVMAELAQVPYNSMLRQVSTPDDIGRVSGFGWAMGYFGGIVLLLLCYTGFIAGDGDTRGFLGVPTEGGTNIRLVALFAAVWFAVFAVPVLLAVPEKPVARGDVARRAGFVESYRVLWRDLTELWRADRRTIWYLGASALFRDGLAGVFTFGAVLAVTVYGIGAGDVLIFGVAANVVSAVGALVAGRVDDRVGPKAVIVGSLVAMIATSIVLLVVSGPTMFWIFGLVLCLFVGPAQSSARTFLARLTPPGREGQMFGLYATTGRAVSFLAPTLFGFFVWWFGTDRAGIVGLLIVLGAGLVSLLAVRAPETPEQA
- the cmrA gene encoding mycolate reductase (Catalyzes the final step in mycolic acid biosynthesis.) gives rise to the protein MTLPNPHPDARAVVTGASSGIGEALATELATRGHSLILVARRGEVMEVLAETLRAKHGVTVEVRACDLSDRDARTPLADELGRRRISILCNNAGIATFGAVAELDAAYERAQVELNAVAVHDLTLAVLPQMVERNSGAILMVGSAAGNMPIPNNATYAATKAFVNTFSESLRGELKGTGVHVTLLAPGPVRTEEPDPAEASIVDKLVPDFLWISSEHTAKVSLDALAANRMRIVPGVISKAMSAAGQFSPRSISAPIAGAFYKKLGGS
- a CDS encoding helicase HerA-like domain-containing protein, whose product is MTDKPEITAATIAAGYEVIGEALELGTVVLDGVADPDAPVRIPLATLNRHALVAGATGTGKTKTLQVMAEQLSAAGVPVVMADVKSDLSGLSAAGEPDDAVLNRAGDTGDEDWTPTGHPVAFYSLGTDGVGIPVRVTVTSFGPILLSKVLGLNAIQESTLGLIFHWADRNGLPLLDLADLRQVIRHLTSDEGRGALDDLGAVSPATAGVILRAVVNLENAGGDGFFGEPELEVEDLLRVIDGQGTINLFEFGDETTRPALFSTFLMWLLADLFQSLPEVGDVDTPRLVFFFDEAHLLFTDASKAFLQQIEQTVKLIRSKGVGVVFCTQSPTDISRSVLSQLGARIQHALRAFTPEDEAALAKVVRTFPKTDAYDLADALTGLATGEAIVTVLSELGTPTPVAWTRLRPPRSLMGTVGESAMRASAQANPLYGKYGRTIDRESAYEKLTASVVGATDIEPIPDMRSQAPDDAGASVVEQVLGSAAVRSFIRSAASAAGREIGRSLFGTGRRRRR
- a CDS encoding flavin-containing monooxygenase, whose product is MTPKIAILGAGPSGLAQLRAFEAARKAGLEQIPDIVCYEKQPDWGGMWNYTWRTGLDEHGEPVHGSMYRYLWSNGPKECLEFADYSFEEHFGRPIPSYPPRAVLLDYIMGRVEKSDVRKYIRFNTAVRWVEWSDETQKFTVTVMNHDRGALESDEFDHVVVATGHFSTPQVPHFDGLDRFPGRVLHAHDFRDAREFTGKRLLLVGSSYSAEDIGTQCIKYGAEQVTFSYRSAPMGHHWPEQFSEVPLLTHVDGKVAHFRDGSTRVVDAIVLCTGYKHHYPFLPDELALRTDNRLYPRDIYKGIFFQRNPKLMYLGAQDQYFTFNMFDAQAWYARDFMLGRVDLPDFDTREQDIDHWRAREEKLSSPVEEIDFQAAYIRDLVDRTDYPEFHVERQGEVFKQWKQDKKRDIMGYRNNSYPSTLTGTVAPPLPAPWMEILDDSPESFLRHDFTAPEVSTVGRTLDRQYTPAARRSTRPAAPRTASVKA
- the orn gene encoding oligoribonuclease, yielding MQDKLVWIDCEMTGLRLGSDKLIEIAALVTDSDLNVLGEGVDIVIHADDDALADMPEVVQQMHERSGLTEEVRRSTVSLAEAEKQVLAYIREHVTEAGTAPLAGNSIATDRAFITRDMPELDNYLHYRMVDVSSIKELCRRWYPRIYFGQPEKGLSHRALADIKESIRELRYYRRTAFVAPPGPTPADLAAVVKDLGPA